AAGCAGAGGGAGGAGGACGTGGTGGATTACGTCGCTGGGGGGGAGAGAATCGGGAGGGACATGAAGTTCATCGCGGAGAAGACCGAGGGGGAGAGAATTGGGGACTGGCCACCACCTCCCGACAGGATGAGAACTGTTCGATTACCAAAACCCGGTATTTTAAAACAGATTTacattttaatttgttttttaaagcctttttttgtttattaattttcggTTTTAAAGAGCTCGATTTTATTTACATAAATTATTTGTGgaaagtaattaaaaattaccgtTGATGGCAATCTCTGTTAAAACAAATGTCAtgataatttcattcaattataaatttttttaatattgttaGTTGCTTTTATTCACAAATTTGATTGTAAAGTGAATTACATTGACAGATTAATAAAAGTATTGACAAAGTAATAGTAACAATGTACCATCCAGAGAGTCTAAGAATGATATAATTCGCgttacgaggaaaaaaaatgaaaaaaataaaaaaatgcaattctaCAAttcaaattatgaatttttaatttcgaaGGTCttgaaattgcaaaaaaaaaatttctgaactCTAGATATTCCAGACACTCCGTCATTTTTCTTCGCCCAAACCAAAGATTccaaataacaaaataatgagctgaaataattaataaagatATAAATGACATCAGTTCCGATGCTTTTTGGCCataattcataaataacaaaataattagcataaataatttacaaaaattgattAGCCATTTAATAATCGTGTTGACTGTACATAacagaattattcattaaccCGGCCCTCCCCAGGTGACCCAGCGCCCCTAGACAGGAAGGACGCCCTCACGAAAAAGCCCCTCGATCCCGAGGAAGAGGACGAGGCGCGTAAATTCGAGACATCAAAGTGGTTGGAAAATCACTTTGGAAGTGAATCACGTTCCTCCCAGGGCTCGATAGAGCCCGATGGTCCACCCATTCAAACAACCACTAACACAAGTTTCATAAATGTTACCATGAAATCGTGTACACCACGGGATCGTGATTACAAGAGTGCGAGTAATACGAGTCAAGTGAGAACCTCGATCAGAGCCAATGGCAGAGAATCAGCATCGCCCTCCGGCTACTTTCACGGCATCACCGAGTGGTCTGAGAGATATCAAGGATCAGGTGATGCTCACCAGTCCTGTTCCgacttcattttaatttcacaATCAcgataacaaataaataaatgttgttATTGCCACTGTGAATAACTCGTGGGGCCATAAACATTGTTGTTAACAACTGgtgaatttataataattatgttatgctctgttttttcatttacaggGGACAAGCAGAATCATAATTCCAGCGTTTCTACTGCCTCGCCGAAGCATTACGTGGTGGAAAGTACCATAAGTGTGAGACCTGAGACTGTTACGTACACGAAAAATTACGAGACATCAACGAGAAAACATCACGAGACTCATCGACGATCTAGTCCACCATCGCCACCGGTACGGAGGAGAGTTCGTGAGCAAATCAGTGAAAAGGTGAGAATTggagaaatttaattgttgagGGGATTTTGCtggaggtaatttttttaatgctgaaattattgttttattgGAGGATGTTGTTAGTGGATGGGGGAATTCATTACAGGAGACAATTGGGCGTGGAGAGGTAGAAAGTTGAGGAGATTTTAGGAAATCACTGGGGCTGATGAATTTAACTGAATGATCTGGTGGaggaatttcatgaaaattattataagcGTTTCCGTTGATAGAAGACTTTCCACGTTTCTCATGCGGAGACTGTCATTAAGGATAGAAGACACACGTTTTTCCGgcgtttcaaatttttttctcattttctaggttttttttttgatgttgttgtttttttgCTTCTGAGTGGAAGCGTTATCATTGTGTAAAATCAAGTTTTAGGTTTTTTATGTTGTAGTGATGTAATGTGACTCAAAAAGTCCGAAAATGCAGTTTTTAGGGCGTGTCCGGAggtgtggaaaatttttgaaaagtttTTCTTGAATTGTTTGGTGTAAAATTGAGGACATCGAATCTCTTCTTTTAATGTGGGTTTTATGGAGCCCTATTCAGTGAACTGATTCGAAATTGAAAGTCTTCggcgattaatttttttatagcgcGGTTTTTTTCACTCACGTTTTTCGCAATAGATTTGTACGTTAACGATCAGGCATATGCCTGtagtaattaaaaatcagattttttttaccgaaaatGATATAAAAACGGAACTAAAAGGAACGTTTCATAATCAAACTTTCATTAGTTGTTGTTTATACGCGCGataaatgttttaaaaaaatagggTTTGTAGTTCAGTCACCGAAACGATTccgggtaaaaattacgtgacattTCAAAAGCAATTTTTTTGCTGTACAATGAAACACCACAAGGAAAGCGTGGAAAAAGCCACCgaaattattctgaaaaaaatactccaattttttatagttCCAAGTTCACacgtaaaaattttattgttactataatcgcaaaaaaaattttaattgaaatctaGTAAAAACTCGAGAATTTCGCAGAGAAAGAATCAAATTTGCTCAACAAAATAAGAAATTAGTCACACGAATTAGAaagttttttctcaattttttcatgaactcACGGCAAAATgaagttttttaataaataaaaaaatgaaaaattgcatcCTAGATGTCCCGCCGCCTAGAAGAAAAAACCTCATACCCGGAGCCTCGTCCCCAGGCCTCTCCTAGTCCCGTGAACGTCATCACCAGGACCTGGCAGACTCGAAATCAGGACTGGTCAGAGACTCCCGAGCAGCCGGAGGTCCGTCATTATGCTCCAGCTCCGAAATCCCGTTCTCCCTCGCCAGTGATAAAGATTCCCCCTCATCGCGAGAAAAAGGAGAACATCAGGCCCACGAGTAGATCAGGCTCCCCTCGAGGCACATCAAAATCACGAATTGGTGAGTCCTTCAGGAAACTCGTGGGCAAACTCCGATCGGCTTCATCGGAAAGAAAGAACAAAAAGAACGGGGACTCCAAGTCCCAGTTGACACAGACCGATGACAGTTCGACGTATCTTCAATACAACGTCATCGACAAGAATATTCCAGAGATCGGGGTGGATCAGGTGGACGGAATAGAGGAGAAACCCCCGGAGAGGCCCCCCAGGTCACCAAGAGTCACCACTCCCACTACGCAAACGATCAAAGTCACGAGATCAAATGGTCATTCTGGGAATAATCATAATGGATCGCACAAGTACTATGTCAGTGAGGAATCGTATTCGTCAAGGAATGCTTATGAaaggtgaaaattattttatttcatctattgttttaaatattcaatttttatttcattcaattcaatttaatttgtttcactttttccgtttcaattcattcaattgccataaattaaaaattcaagaataaatTGGATAgaactttagaattttttttaaattcaaaagaCTTCAGAATTctctatttaatttaaattttttggtttctatctgatgattaaaaaataacccAACTGCACATTACAAATTTTCTCAGAATTTCTACGAAATACAGATGAagaattgaatgaatgaattgtttaaataGTTTTGCACTGGGAAAAgagatatttttatcaaacatTCATTTGCCTGAGAAATTGACGTTCAAAGTCGTATTCACCCCAACCCCTTAAATCAACGGATAATATTAATCATCTAAAAGGACGATAAATTCTTGGGGAATGAAGAAGACTTCCAGTAATTCAATTGGAAGAGTAACAAACATCTGGCGATGGGGATTCCAGTCCCATCTACTCACCCCcaatcttcaatttttttccgcgaacTCCTCCAGCtcctttcaatttattctcaaaaaattattcccttgaaaattgataaaaattccagGACGAGGAGGCCGATGtcaattctttaattttatcCACTCGCTCCACCGCTCGGTCCACTCTCTCCGAATGGTCCATTTCTCTGGCTCACCCCCTCCCACGTCATCtcactaaaaatatttccactcAGGGAGCCCCTTCAAGAGTCTCGTCACAGCAGAACCACCACCAGACACCACGAGAGGTCCCAGAAGTCCCCCAGGACCATCTCCGACTACGACTACAGGCTTGAGTCCAGCACTCTGGGTCGCCTGAGCAAATCCACCAGCAGACTAACCAATGATTACGACCGTGAGGATCCCTACCCAGGTATCCAGACCCTACCTCGTAAACTGCACTCCAGCACTCATAACAAACAGACATCGATGCACACGAGACGCTCGACGTCGAAGCAGATCCCAGTGACCCAGACCGCGAGACCCTCTCAGGGTCGAAACTACGGAAGCATGATCAACATCTCCATCAAGAACGTCAAGTCACCCCAGGGTTCCAGGAGCTACAGTCCAGTTCAGGGTCACATACAGCCCCCGATGAAGCCGGAGAGGACGTACAAGTCATCCTTGTTAAGGAGCAAGAGCTTCAATGTGGAGGCAAACAATGGTGACCGGTATCCGGAAAAGGTCCCTTACAAATCAAATTCTCAGTTGAACAGACTCGACGAAACACAACCGCTAAAGAGCCCCGGCATCCTGGCGAGCATCAGCCGGAGTAACAGGGATTTATTCAAATATGAATGTTATTGACATGTGggaagattttttattttgtttcgatagagacaaaatatttcggaagtatttttacgttttagaaaatttttcagggGACTTGAAGTCCTTCCGAAGGATTTTCGAGAGAAGAggaggaatatttatttaattatagtATCATCAAGTTTTGTTAATTACTTTGGTCTATCAgactatgaaaaaataatcgagatagtATTTACTAATTGTCACCTGTCATTATGacgttttaaaattttttaatctttcaAAAAAAACCAGATGAGAGTTTGTTCATTGGGGATTGAGATCATGAAATTTAGCTCAGCAAACTCCGGATATTTGAATGGATtcgtttatgaaaaattattcaggaaAGAGTGGATTAGGAGAGGGGCTCGATTCATTCgaaataattgatattaattatctttaATGATAATCTGTTCTAACATCAGACCTATTGATGGGATGTGAGGGAATTCCTCCCGGATAACTCCTCCCGACAAATTATGTTTACACGAATTGTAAAGtagaaaatggaaagaaaattattaacagcgtcaagatgttgaatttattattgaaaaatttacagtGATGAAAGGCCGGATGCACTCGATGCTTCGAGGTGTGGTATTTGTCGAGTTTAGTGTCTCTTCCGCTTGTTTGACTTTTGTGAGTAACCGGGTGGGACTGATCGCCTCAATATCCGCAGTTTTCGATAGCTGAGAACGAGAATAACGGCGTTGACAATGTATGTGCTGACGCAGACGACACACACGGAGTTCAGTATGTAAAGTACCCAGGCGAGGTACACTGAGGAGAGACAGCTGACAGTGGAGAGAGTCAGCAGGATGATGGTGTAgcttaatttattgaaaacacCTGGGGAAAATGTATTCTGGAATTATTCTATCGTAAACTCGTGAAGTCCTGAGGAATATATGAGGAGAAGAAGACTTCACACGTAATAAATTTCGTACATTCGTCAAAACcggttaaaaaaatctaataaatCACCAGCACAATCACTGGTTCGAATATAAATTATCCTTATTTCCCCATCATGAACTCTTCCACAGTTAATTAATATAGATTCttagagaaatattttggagTATTATCACACGAacttattcagcataaaaagtCCCTGAAGAAATAGCTCATGAAATAATGGGACCACAAAAATAATCGctaaaattgatagaaatacaTTGGATTTTTCTGTTGTAAGTTCTTTTAATGACTCACTTATTATCGCAATAACTGCGTAAAATCCTAGGCCGTAGAGGCAATTAGGCATGTACAAAATGGAAGTCTCTGGAATTAGGCCGAATCCTTTTCCATATCTGCAAGAATAACATCATTATCAcacacattatttatttatttcatcccTTCAAAAGCACAAATATCTCTTCATTTTCATAATGAAAACGAACATTGAAGTGTCCCCCGCTTTTAGCCGAATGGCTGATGATTTTATCTGAGAAAAGATTAATGAATGAGGTCCGACAATATTTTGAAAGTCATCTCTCTTCACAGGAGagatatttctatttttaactCAAGAATTTTACGTTCGTAATTAAAAGGCGATAAAAGCCCAATGCCAATCATCATTCAGCGCCACACTATTTTTCCCTCAGTTATGAACATTCGTAATTCTATTGATCTTGGAAGTAATCTGTACAttactttgaaaatttctggcattaattctccaaatgtactttttatccaatttggaagaaaaaaaatctttaaaaaatgtgaagaattgataaaatcatcaattttttaggcaaaatatttgatgaattCCCTTTTTCTAGGTGaacttataattaatgaattcctTAATTTTTCCTATTTATTCTGAGGGTATGAAAAATAAGGAATAATCCACTCACTCAGACATGAACGCCTTGGAACAACTGATATGCTCGCTGATGTCGCACATGGCCTCATAGTTCTCATCCTGTTCTTTGGCGGTTTCTACGACGTACGAATAGTACGACAACGCCAATCCCACCACACAAGACGTCACAAGTCCGGTATTTAATTTGTGCAGTCTATTGTTGACCCCAGACATTGTTcttacaataataaaaaattagcaaCAACAGTAGTCACATGTAACGACCAGATGTTTTTCcgaattatctcgataactACTACACTTACAGAAAAACCTCAAGAGCACTTTTTTAtagcaaatttatttatctaaaaaaaagCCCTATGACTTTTTCCTTTACGACCCCTACTTTTGGAGATAATTCAGTAAAACAAAAAAGGGAGATGAGTGAAATCTCTGGGATTTCCCCGGAATCTCCGGACTTTTCTCCTAATTATTTCGATAATTACTGCatgttcataaaaatatcaagacacattttttattgaaatttttctgaacTTTCGAAAAAGTCTACTGACAAAATGGCGTAGAACCCTTCGTTGTGGAGATAACTCcctaaaatcaaaaaaatcaaattcaccTGATAATGTTTTCCCTttatgagagaaataaaacaaCAATCAACGTTATTCCGCGTTGTCCTGATGCCTTGGCAGCATAATAGTAACTGTAACTCGCATCACACCGTATCGAGCTTCGAAGCGATATCACGCGCACTTTGACCGCGCACATGTTCGTGTTTTTATTTGTTGTGTGCAAGCGAATGGACGGAAATATAATCAGTTAATCACATTGATGATGAAGGGTCCAAAttgccatgaaaaaaaaattaatggacttCCAAAAATTCATTGTTCTCTGGATTGAGATATTAATTACCTCAGGATAATAAGgatggggatgaaaaattagtTTCATGCACTTTTCATTTCTTGAAAGGATCTAGCAACTTTTGGGGCTTAATGCAGTTCCCTAAATTGTCACCCGAGTTCATGATGCTGTTCGACCTCAGGGGATGGATCAATAATCGAGGGCTGGCTATTACGTTTTATGAGAtacaagaaaatttatttttatcgtatTTGTACAGAGTTTTAATTGATAAGATTAATGTCTCTTCTGTATTATCGAGACGGAATTTAATGACACTTTAGGGGTGCATTTACTTTGATGAATTCTTCACGGGGAATTTTGTTTTCGAAATCATTGGGTTTTTTAAATCTATTGgatattttcagtttttgaGATTTAATATGTTCAACAGGAAATAttttagaaagaaaaattgatggatttcttgaatttatgaaatacaaaaaatcatggaaaatatttcgtcTAAAAATTACAACGGAATAACCTGTTGATTTTctccacaaaatttttttattgaacattcgAAAAACCTATCtaaaaaaagttttcaacGGAGTCATGGAAAACCAACGGACTTTCCTTGAAAATTGTTCTATCAAATGTCATCGCATCTGCGTTTACTACGAAATTGGAAAATACGTCTGTCTTAAACTCTAGAGACGTTTActtaaattgaaatgaatagaaaagaacgaaaatatgaataaccatgaaattcaatgatagatTATTCACTTTCTTTTATACATATGATAGACGTCGATACCACTAGTGATTACTCAAGAGCTTACTTCTATGATCGGAAAGTTTAGGGAAAGAGACAGAATAGAATTGTCCTGTGAATTGTGAATATCATACgttggaatttaatttgttttttcttcataGAAAGTCAATCCTTTAATGGGCTCTGGAAGTTATTCTTGAGGCGCCATTGCTCTGGCCTGTGCGCGCACCCTCTTCTCGTACTCCAAACGATTTTGACTGTAAGAATTTCATTATTCCATGATTTTTACCAGAGAACAGAGACGAAAAAACAGGTATTTCTGGAAGATTtccacagatgaaaaaaattataaatcttTCAGAATTAGCTATTCCTTccatttgttgaaaattctattaaaaattatattgtttCATTTCACTATTTAACTTACTTTGTCcatattttcatcaaaattgaaagaatatttttttttcttatagaaattttagaaatttttttacgtgTTTCTCATCTCACCAGTAAATTGTGTAGGCCTCTGCCTGTGCTGGATCCTTGACATTAGGCTCATTAAGAAGGTCCTGGATACCCAGGAGAATCTGTTTAATCGTAATTGCTGGTCTCCAGTCCTTCTCCTCATCGagtagtgagagacagactgTGCCTGAAGGGTAGACATTTGGATGGAAGAGTGGTGGCTCGAATTTGCATTTCGGGGGGCTTGATGGATAATCGTCCTTGAAGATCATTCGAAGCTTGTAAAGGCCACCTTCCCATGGGGTCTgagaatgaaataattgataaataatttaagaattaaaaattattaatttatttcgagAGATATGTCATCCTCATTCTTCTCCCTTTTCGTATATCTATTTTGTTTCTATGAACAATCATTAATTACCTCAACGTAAATGCAACCGAATAaactataaataaaaataataaaatgtcaCTAAATTAAACACATACCGATTTCTTTCCAGGAATAGCACACTCCCAGCTCATGAGGTTCAATGTTCCATCAGGATTTTTCGTCGGACGTGCAACAAAACCCTGAAAATACATCAAAACTTTTAAGAAATCAGAAATGAGttatttttctctgaaaaaatatatctagtGTCAATACCAATACTCTGAACGTTataaaaataactgaaaatttcagattttGGAAATACACGTCTGATTCACCACCGAGTCTTGTGCTGCAGCAACTCCAGGACAGAGCTTATGAAAAAGTGAGGTTAGAATCCCCCAAGACTGTCACCGACTCTCGCCTTCCCACCCTAACAATTAGCAAACAATGGACAATTTCCCACGAACTCCAATGAATGAGTTATCCCGCGTAAACCTCGTGAACACGTCGTCCCCggaaagaattaaaaaaaatacttacgAATGGGTGGTCCTTTCTCCATGCTTTCCTCTCCTCTGCCAACCTAGCACTCGCAATTCCAGACATTTTAATCTGcacaaaatgaaaacaaatcaaTTCAACCAATTAGTTCTCCCTGATTT
This genomic interval from Diachasmimorpha longicaudata isolate KC_UGA_2023 chromosome 4, iyDiaLong2, whole genome shotgun sequence contains the following:
- the LOC135161369 gene encoding SUMO-conjugating enzyme UBC9-B, whose amino-acid sequence is MSGIASARLAEERKAWRKDHPFGFVARPTKNPDGTLNLMSWECAIPGKKSTPWEGGLYKLRMIFKDDYPSSPPKCKFEPPLFHPNVYPSGTVCLSLLDEEKDWRPAITIKQILLGIQDLLNEPNVKDPAQAEAYTIYCQNRLEYEKRVRAQARAMAPQE
- the Chas gene encoding serine/arginine repetitive matrix protein 1 isoform X2 — translated: MEVISTRRYEARPPVSAIHSGLLYDPKSKVATVKEEEWETRKKKEITTTRQIETRVKRQVVLEDGEVVKDSGPLVTTNTTEDVEQQEHTTQERKTNGDEPKKLDWEAPTTAAGPVVQKELNETIVRSREETEELLETEDRRQFGDITDEAYQQAVRNNRGDLRLALAESSRQVAVNTGPRIVQHKTKSNKVIDTEKTLERKEFKPDGAIVTETKKSVEHEEIGDVEAPEGVGDEPVETRKESSQRFLKQREEDVVDYVAGGERIGRDMKFIAEKTEGERIGDWPPPPDRMRTVRLPKPGDKQNHNSSVSTASPKHYVVESTISVRPETVTYTKNYETSTRKHHETHRRSSPPSPPVRRRVREQISEKMSRRLEEKTSYPEPRPQASPSPVNVITRTWQTRNQDWSETPEQPEVRHYAPAPKSRSPSPVIKIPPHREKKENIRPTSRSGSPRGTSKSRIGESFRKLVGKLRSASSERKNKKNGDSKSQLTQTDDSSTYLQYNVIDKNIPEIGVDQVDGIEEKPPERPPRSPRVTTPTTQTIKVTRSNGHSGNNHNGSHKYYVSEESYSSRNAYEREPLQESRHSRTTTRHHERSQKSPRTISDYDYRLESSTLGRLSKSTSRLTNDYDREDPYPGIQTLPRKLHSSTHNKQTSMHTRRSTSKQIPVTQTARPSQGRNYGSMINISIKNVKSPQGSRSYSPVQGHIQPPMKPERTYKSSLLRSKSFNVEANNGDRYPEKVPYKSNSQLNRLDETQPLKSPGILASISRSNRDLFKYECY
- the Vkor gene encoding vitamin K epoxide reductase complex subunit 1, with product MSGVNNRLHKLNTGLVTSCVVGLALSYYSYVVETAKEQDENYEAMCDISEHISCSKAFMSEYGKGFGLIPETSILYMPNCLYGLGFYAVIAIISVFNKLSYTIILLTLSTVSCLSSVYLAWVLYILNSVCVVCVSTYIVNAVILVLSYRKLRILRRSVPPGYSQKSNKRKRH
- the Chas gene encoding serine/arginine repetitive matrix protein 2 isoform X1, which gives rise to MEVISTRRYEARPPVSAIHSGLLYDPKSKVATVKEEEWETRKKKEITTTRQIETRVKRQVVLEDGEVVKDSGPLVTTNTTEDVEQQEHTTQERKTNGDEPKKLDWEAPTTAAGPVVQKELNETIVRSREETEELLETEDRRQFGDITDEAYQQAVRNNRGDLRLALAESSRQVAVNTGPRIVQHKTKSNKVIDTEKTLERKEFKPDGAIVTETKKSVEHEEIGDVEAPEGVGDEPVETRKESSQRFLKQREEDVVDYVAGGERIGRDMKFIAEKTEGERIGDWPPPPDRMRTVRLPKPGDPAPLDRKDALTKKPLDPEEEDEARKFETSKWLENHFGSESRSSQGSIEPDGPPIQTTTNTSFINVTMKSCTPRDRDYKSASNTSQVRTSIRANGRESASPSGYFHGITEWSERYQGSGDKQNHNSSVSTASPKHYVVESTISVRPETVTYTKNYETSTRKHHETHRRSSPPSPPVRRRVREQISEKMSRRLEEKTSYPEPRPQASPSPVNVITRTWQTRNQDWSETPEQPEVRHYAPAPKSRSPSPVIKIPPHREKKENIRPTSRSGSPRGTSKSRIGESFRKLVGKLRSASSERKNKKNGDSKSQLTQTDDSSTYLQYNVIDKNIPEIGVDQVDGIEEKPPERPPRSPRVTTPTTQTIKVTRSNGHSGNNHNGSHKYYVSEESYSSRNAYEREPLQESRHSRTTTRHHERSQKSPRTISDYDYRLESSTLGRLSKSTSRLTNDYDREDPYPGIQTLPRKLHSSTHNKQTSMHTRRSTSKQIPVTQTARPSQGRNYGSMINISIKNVKSPQGSRSYSPVQGHIQPPMKPERTYKSSLLRSKSFNVEANNGDRYPEKVPYKSNSQLNRLDETQPLKSPGILASISRSNRDLFKYECY